The following DNA comes from Bathymodiolus thermophilus thioautotrophic gill symbiont.
TGATGGTCGAACGGGTGAGCCGTTTGACCGTCCAGTTACGGTTGGTTATATGCATATGTTGAAACTCAATCACTTGGTTGATGATAAGATGCATGCTCGTTCAACAGGTCCTTATTCACTCGTTACGCAACAACCGCTTAGTGGTAAAGCACAGTTTGGTGGCCAGCGTTTCGGTGAAATGGAAGTTTGGGCATTAGAAGCTTACGGTGCAGCACACACATTGCGTGAGATGTTAACGGTTAAATCGGATGATGTTGCCGGGCGCGCGAAGATGTATAAGAGTATTGTTGACGGGGTCAATTTGACAGAATCAGTAATGCCAGAATCCTTTAATGTACTGGTTAAAGAGATTCGTTCATTAGGTATTGATGTTGAACTTGAGCAACACTAATTAGGAGAGTAATATGCAAGATTTATTAAATATTTTAAAAAGTCAGAATAAAGAACAAGATTTTGACGCAATTAGAGTTGGTTTAGCCTCCCCTGAAAAAATTCGTTCTTGGTCGTATGGTGAGGTAAAAAAACCTGAAACCATTAACTACAGAACTTTTAAGCCTGAGCGTGAAGGTTTATTCTGTTCTAAGATTTTCGGACCAATGAAGGATTTTGAGTGTTTGTGTGGTAAATACAAGCGTATGAAATTTCGCAATGTTGTGTGTGAAAAATGTGGCGTTGAAGTTACTTTGTCTAAAGTGCGTAGAGAGCGTATGGGTCATATTGATTTAGCGGCACCTGTTGCACATATTTGGTATTTAAAATCATTGCCATCGCGTCTTGGATTGTTGATGGATATGACGCTAAAAGATATTGAGCGTGTTTTGTATTTTGAAGCCTTTTTGGTTACTGATCCAGGTTCAACACCGATGATACACAAGCAGTTGTTGACAGAAGAGATGTATTATGATGCCTTAGATGAATTTGGCGATGATGAATTTGAAGCAAAAATGGGTGCAGAAGCAATCCAAGATGTTTTGAAGGAAATGCAACTTGAAAAAGAAGCGGCAAATTTGCGTGAAGACAGTTTAAACACCAAAAGTCAAACCAAGCTTAAAAAGTATAACAAGCGTTTAAAATTGATTGATTCTTTGATTCAATCAGGCAATAAGCCTGAATGGATGGTGCTTAATGTGTTGCCAATTCTCCCACCTGATTTGCGTCCATTGGTGTCGTTAGATGGTGGTCGTTTTGCAACTTCTGATTTGAATGATTTGTATCGTCGTGTAATTAATCGTAACAATCGTTTAGCGCGTTTATTAGAATTAGACGCACCTGAAATTATTGTTCGTAACGAAAAAAGAATGTTGCAAGAAGCAGTTGATTCATTGATTGACAATGGTCGTCGTGGCCGTGCAGTAATGGGCAATAACCGTCGTCCACTTAAATCAATTGCCGATATGATTAAGGGTAAACAAGGTCGTTTCCGTCAAAACTTATTGGGTAAACGAGTTGACTATTCAGGTCGTTCAGTCATTGTTTGTGGTCCTTATCTTAAATTACACCAGTGCGGATTGCCAAAGAAAATGGCATTGGAATTATTCAAGCCATTCGTTTACAACCGTTTGATTTCACAAAGTTTGGCTTCAACGATTAAAGCAGCGAAAAAAATGGTTGAATCAGAAGTGCCTGAAGTTTGGGACATTTTAGAAAAAGTGGTACACCAGCATCCCGTGATGTTAAACCGTGCACCAACTTTACACCGTTTAGGTATTCAAGCATTTGAGCCGTTATTAATTGAAGGCAAGGCGATTCAATTACATCCACTTGTTTGTGGTGCATTTAATGCTGACTTTGATGGTGACCAAATGGCAGTACATGTGCCGTTATCTGAAGAAGCGCAACTTGAAGCAAGAACCTTGATGCTAGCATCTAACAATGTATTACACCTTGCAAGTGGTGAGCCGATTATTGTGCCTTCACAGGATGTTATTTTGGGCCTTTACTATATGACGCGTGATATGATCAATCAAAAAGGTGAAAATATGATTTTTGCCAGTGCAACTGAAGCACTTAATGCGTATGAGTCAGGTGCAGCTACTTTGCATGCGAAGGTTAAATTGCGTATTCAAGATTACAAGAAAGTTGACAATAAATATCAGCCTAGCGCTACGCGTATTGTTGAGACAACAGTAGGTCGTGCAATTTTCTCAAGAATTTTGCCAAAAGGATTGTCATTTGATTTAATTAACAAGGCCATTAGTAAGAAAGTGGTTTCTAACTTAATTCATGTTTGTTACCAAACGCAAGAATTAAAAGACACCGTTATTTTTGCGGACCAAATGATGTATATGGGTTTCCAATATTCAACCAAGTCAGGCATTTCATTTTGTTCAAATGATATGACAATTCCAGATAGCAAGGCCTCTATGGTTGACGAAGCGCAAGCGCAAGTCAAAGAAGTGCAAAAACAATATTCACAAGGTGTGGTAACAGATGGTGAGCGTTATAATAAGGTGATTGATATTTGGTCAAGAACTTCTGAAACCGTTGCTAAGGCAATGATGGACGAAATTGGCTTTGATGACTTTGTTAATGCCAAAGGCGAAACTGAAAAACTTCCTTCTTTTAACTCCGTTTATATGATGGCTGATTCTGGTGCTCGTGGTTCACCTGCACAGATGCGTCAGTTAGCAGGTATGCGTGGTTTGATGGCAAAACCAGATGGTTCAATTATTGAAACCCCAATTACCTCAAACTTTCGTGAAGGTTTGAATAATATGCAATACTTTATTTCAACACACGGTGCTCGTAAAGGTCTAGCAGACACAGCATTAAAAACAGCAAACTCAGGTTATTTGACGCGTCGTTTGGTTGATGTTGCACAAGACTTGGTTGTTAATAAAGAAGATTGTGGCACAGAAAATGGTTTGATAATGAAGGCAACTATTGAAGGTGGCAACATTGTACAAACATTAGGCGCCGCAGTTTTGGGTCGTGTTATGGTTGAAGATGTCATGGTGCCAGATTCGACAGAAATATTGTTACCTAAAGGTCATTTGGTCACATTAGAAGACTCAGATAGGATTAATGAGGTGGGTGTGGAATCTATCACAGCACGCTCTACTATTACTTGTGAGGCGCGTTATGGCGTATGTGCTTCTTGTTATGGTAATGATATGGCGCGTGGTCATAAGATTGGCGTTGGTGAAGCAGTTGGTGTTATTGCAGCACAATCAATTGGCGAACCTGGCACACAGTTAACAATGCGTACTTTCCACATTGGTGGCGCTGCTTCTGCATCGGCGACGGTAAGTAGTATCAATATTAATAATGATGGTGTGGTGCATTTTGAAAACCTTAAATCCATTACTAATGCAAGTGGAGATTTGGTGGTTGTTTCTCGCTCTTCTGAAGTGACTATTCGTAATATAAAAGGTCAAGAAGTTGAGCGTTACAAGATTCCTTATGGTGCGATTGCTCATGTCCAAGATGGAGGTAAAGTTAAAGCAAAAGATAAGATTGCAGATTGGGATCCTCACACGCATCCGATTATTTCTGAGCAAGCAGGTCGTGTTGTTTTTGTTGATTTTGTTGAAGGTGTAACGGTTAACAAAAACACAGACCCATTAACAGGATTAACTTTCTTCGAAATGATTAAAGAGGGTGAAAGGGTATCGGCAGCAAAAGGCTTGAAGCCAATGATTAAAATGGTTGACACAAAAGACTCTGAAGTTATGTTGTCAACACACTACTTACCATCAGAAGTTAAGATTAATTTAGAAGACGGCCAAGTGATTACCGCAGGTGAAGTTCTGGCAAAAATCTCTAAAGATCAGTCTAAAACCAGTGATATTACGGGTGGTTTGCCACGCGTTGCTGATTTGTTCGAAGCGCGTAAAGCGAAAGACCACTCTATTCTTGCAGAAGCAACAGGTGTTGTGAGTTTTGGCAATCCAACAAAATCTAAAGAGCGTTTGATTATCACTTCTGAAGAAGGTGAAGCGATAGAAATGATGATTCACAAATGGCGTCAAATTAATGTTTTTGACGGTGAAACCGTTGAAAAAGGTGATGTGATTTCTGATGGACCATCAAATCCGCACGATATTTTGCGTTTATTGGGCGTGGAAGCATTGGCAAGCTATGTGGTTAAAGAGGTACAAAATGTTTACCGCTTACAAGGTGTGAACATCTCTGATAAGCACATTGAAGTCATTGTTAAGCAAATGTTGCGCAAAGTAGAAGTGCTTGATATTGGTGATTCTAAATTTGTGAATGGCGAAACTGCTGAATATGCTCGTGTGATTGATACTAATAAGCAATTGATTGCACAGGGTAAAGACCCAGTGATTTATCAAAGATTGTTAATGGGTATTACCAAGGCATCATTGGCAACAGAATCGTTTATTTCTGCAGCATCGTTCCAAGAAACTACGCGAGTATTGACTGAGGCCTCAACCACAGGCCGTGTTGATGATTTACTAGGATTGAAAGAAAATGTTATTGTTGGTCGTTTAATTCCAGCAGGCACAGGTTTTGTCCATCATCAAGAGCGTCGTTCTAAGCGTGCAAAAAGTATTATGCAAGCATCAGAAGTAGAAGCGGCACTTTCAGCTGAGTTAAATGAAGTGGCAACGGAAACATCTACTAAAGAATAGTTGCGTTTATATGCTTAAAAGAAAAAACCGCACCAATAATTAGTGCGGTTTTTTTATGCCTAAATTGCAAGGCTGTGGTATAAAATACAATCATGAATAAAGACTCTTTTAACAAATATATAGCGGATGGATATAATCACATTCCTGTTTATCGAACCCTTGACATTGATGCAGATACAGACACTGCCTTAAATTTATATTTAAAATTAGCCAACACGCCTTACTCTTATCTTTTTGAGTCAGTTGAAGGGGGTAAAAAATGGGGTCGTTACTCTATGATTGGTTTGCATGCACAGACTGTTGTTAAAGTCTCGGATTACGATGTTCGCATTGAATGGAATGGTGAGTTGCGTGAATCAAGTCAAGTTAAGGACCCTCTGGTATGGATAGAGCAATATTTAGCAGGCTATAAAGTCCCTCAATTAGACGAATTGCCAGATTTTAACGGTGGATTGGTTGGTTACTTTGGTTATGAAATTATTCGCTATATTGAGCCAAAATTAGCCAAAATCAACAAACCAGATGAAATGAAAGTGCCTGATATTTTGTTGATGTTATCAAACGATTTGGTGGTGTTTGACAATGTGTTGAACCAAGCTTTTGTTATTACTCATATTGACCCAAACACGCAAAAATACGAAGATGCACAGGACAGATTGGATGAAATAATAACCAAAATCCAAGCGCCATTTAATCAGTCAGCGTACCAATCAAATCACCTCAATGGGCAAGATTTTGTTTCTAGTTTTGGTGAAGAAAAATACAAAGTAGCTGTTGAAAAAATACAAGAATATATTGTTGCTGGCGATGTGATGCAAGTTGTGCCATCACAACGCTTAAGCACCAAATTCAGCGCACCACCAATTGAACTTTATCGCCAGTTGCGCCGCCTTAATCCATCGCCATATATGTATTACCTTAATTTAGATGACATTTCTATTGTTGGCTCATCACCTGAAATTCTAACTCGTGTTGATAGCAATAGATGTGCCACCGTACGACCACTTGCAGGCACTCGCCCTCGTGGCAAAGATGAGGCGCAAGATTTGGCTTTAGAAAAAGATTTATTAGCAGATGCAAAAGAAATTGCCGAACACTTGATGTTAATTGACCTTGGGCGTAATGATTTAGGGCGTATTGCCAAAATAGGCAGTGTTAAAGTAACCGATAAAATGTATATTGAGCGTTATTCACATGTGATGCATATTGCATCCAATGTAGAGTGCAAACTGCAAGAGAATATGAGTGCGATTGATGTATTAAAAGCAACTTTTCCAGCAGGCACACTAAGTGGCGCACCAAAAGTCCGAGCGATGGAAATTATTAATGAAGTTGAACCAGTGAAGCGCAATATTTATTCAGGCGCCATTGGCCATCTTTCTTGGCATGGTTGCATGGATATGGCAATTGCCATTCGCACTGCAGTTATTAAAAATGAAACTCTTTATGTGCAAGCAGGGGCAGGTATTGTCCATGATTCCGACCCTCAATCTGAGTGGAATGAAACTTTACACAAGGCAAATGCAATAATAAAAGCAGCGGAAAAGGTTTAGAGTGCGCTAATATTATGCTTTAGTGATAGTGTTGCAATTGTTTTTTTTCTATGTATTATTATCGCCTAGTTGATTTATTTGAATCTACTAAATGTTCTATTTTTATATTAAAGAGGAGAAGACTATGAAGAAAAGCATTTCTATTGCGGCGGTTATAACTTTAGCGTCATTATTTATAATGCCACTAGAGGCGAACGCCAAAGAGATGACAGGTAAAGAGCTTGCTTTTGACCGTAAATTGGGTAATTGTTTGGCATGCCATTCAGTTTCAGATGGTGGACAACCGGGTAATATTGGCCCGCCACTGTTGGCAATGAAAGCCAGATTCCCAGATAAGGCTGTGTTAAGAGCACAGATTTGGGATGCAACAGCTAGAAACCCAAAATCTTTAATGCCTCCGTTTGGCAAACATAAAATGTTAACTGAAAATCAAATTGATAAAGTTACAGATTTCATTCATTCATTATAATTAAAGGAGAAAAGAAAATGAAAAGAAGATTATTTTTAAAAAGTGCAATGGCAGGATCAGCGGTTGTAACGGCAGTAGGCGCAGGCTTACTAACACCGTCAGCAGTTTTTGCTGCTTCAGCAAAATTTAAGGGCTTGTCGAATACGGCAGTATCAGGTGCAGCAAGTGCGGGCGCAGGTTCATTTAAGTTCAAAGCCCCTAAAATCGCTGAAAATGGTGCAGTTGTACCAGTAACAGTGGATGCTTCCAAGATGAATGGTGTTTCTAATATTGCTTTTTTAGTAAAAAAGAACAGCACACCATTAGCGGCTTCATTCAATTTGTCTGGCGCTGTTGGCTTTGTTTCTACTCGTATTAAAATGGGTAAAACTTCGGATGTAGATGCGATTGTTACTGCAAACGGTTCAATGACCAAAGTAACGAAAAACATCAAAGTAACCATTGGCGGCTGCGGCGGTTAACTAAATATAAAAAAGGAGAAAACATTATGTCAAAAATTAAATTAAAGCCAAAAGCTAGAAAAGGTGTTATTACTGTCAAAGCGCTTATTAAACATCCAATGGAAACTGGATTTCGTAAGAAAAAAGGTAAATTAATTCCTGCAAACCATATTGATCACATAACCATATCGCATAATGGTAAAAAGTTTGTAGATGCAGATATTGGTAGTTCTGTTTCTAAAGACCCATACTTTAAGTTTAAAGTTGCTGGTGCCAAAGGCGATACCATTGAACTTAAATATAAGGACAACTTGGGAAGCACAGGCACTATGATGAAAAAATCCAAGTAAGTTTATTTTTTATTTGAGGAGAGAATAATGAAGAAAATTATAACAACAGTAGCGGTGACAGCTTTATTGAGCTCAACCGCTGTATTTTCGGTGCAGCAATCATCAGTCGTTCAGTCTGACATTGACGCCTTCCAAGGTCACTTTAAAAAAAGGTTTCCTGAATTATCGTTAAATGACTTTTCCAAAGGTCCTTATGCGATGAGTGAAGACAAAATGTCACAGTTTGAAGCATTGATGGAGATGCCCCCATTTGAGGATCATGTAGAAAAAGGTGGGAAATTATGGAAAACAGCGTTTAAGAATGGAAAAACTTATTCCAGTTGTTTTTCTGGTGATGATGAAACCATTCGCACTCAGTATCCACGATGGGATGCAGCTAAGGGCAAGGTTGTTAGTTTGGAAAAAGCACTTTTAGATTGCCGTGTAAAAAATGGCGAGAAGAAAATTGGTTCTGGTAAAGGTAAGTTAGCTTGGATTTCGGCTTACTTAACGACCATTGCTGAAGGTCAAACCATTAATGTAATCGTACCTGAAGGTGATGAAAAGGCGTTGGCTGCTTATAACGCAGGCAAAAAGTTTTTCTATGCTAAGCGAGGACAACTCAACTTATCTTGTGCGAATTGTCATGTAGATAACCCTGGTCGGCGTATTCGTGGCAACACATTGTCGCCAGCATTAGGGCAAGTTACACACTTTCCTGTATGGCGTGGAAAATGGGCGAAGAAGAAAGGTGATGGTTTTGGCACCATTCAGCGTCGTTATGGCGGTTGCAACAAGCAAGTTCGTGCGCAACCATTTAAGCGACAAAAAGATGCGTATAGCAATCTAGAATACTTCCACACTATTATGAGTAATGGCATGGAGATTTCTGGTACCGAGTACAGAGAATAAAGGAGAATAACATGAAAAAGGTATTATTAATATTATCGTTAGCTTTTGGTTTGTCAGCTTGTGGAGGTAGTGGCTCTGGATATAAGTCTATGGCGCCTGCCACTATGGCTAAAGTCAAAGTTGAAGCACCAGTTCTTTCTTATGCAACTGCGCTGAAGGTGGCTAAATCTGAGCAGAAGAAGGCTAAAAAAGTAGGTATGGAATGGAACACGATCCGTAAACTTATGAAGTCTGCTAAGAAAAAGGCTAAAGCTGGCAATGAAAAAGCCGCCATTAAGTTGCTTGTAACAGCTGCTGAACATGGTAGGCTTGGTCAACAACAAGCTAAAGACCAAGTTAATGCAGGTCCTAATTTCTAGATTTATCTAGTTATTTAGAAAAAATACCCCTTTATTGGGGTATTTTTTCGTCTGTATTTTTTATTCGAGACTTTTGCATAGGTACTTGAATCCTTATCATAAGCATAACACTCTTTTGACCAACTTAATGAGTGTTGTGCTTATGTGAATTCAAGGGTGACTTAATAACTATTCTATTTTTTACCCCTAACCAAAGGGCAAAACTTAGTATAATGGATTGACTTTGAAAAGTTGGGGTTCAAAATAATCAGAAAACTAAGTGTGTATAACTTGTGCGTTTGGGGTGGCTTAGGTAAAAGGTATTTTGAAAAAATGGTGTCATTAGTGATTCTTCTAACCTCTTTTTTTAGTAGAGAAAGAACGGTTATAAACTGTTCCCTACGGACTATTGCGTCTTTTTTTTTTGCTTATGCAACGCTCTCTTTTTAGCGTGCACCCAAAATAGAGTCTAAAATAAAAAAAAATTTACTTTCTATGTAAAAACTATTATATAATATGCACGGGATTTATCTGCATAATCATAATTATAATCATAATTAATTATGCAGATAAACCTTAATTAAGTTTTTTACTAATTTTTTAAAGAAAGTTTTATCTGAATTAAACCCTAATAAAAGCAAAGGAAAGAAAGTATGCAAGCAAAAACACAGAAACAAGTTATGGCGTTACAAAATAAAGCTCAAAAAGTCGTTAATAAACTTAACGAAGAGGTTGTTGCCATTGCTGAGGGTGTCCAGCACATCCAAACTCAAGCAGGTGTAGCGTATCAATTAAACATTAAAGATTTTAACACTAAAAAGTTAAACTTAATTGCCAAAAAAATCGGCGATGATTTGGAAGTGACACTAAAAGAAGGTGTTATTATCTTTGATAACTATTTTAATATTTGCGCCACTGATTTATCTTGCTTGGTTTCTTTGCCCACCAAAGACGGTGGACTTTACCATATTGTTGCCGATGCTTTCTTTACTTTAGAAGACGACACCCAAGTGGTGTATTTTTATGGCGAACAATCTATTGTTTCCACAGAATCTAGTGCCGTAAGCACAGATAACAACCAAAGCTTTTTTGATGTTGTTACTTCCAACATAGGAATCGTAGCTGCAGTTGTGGTTGGGGCTGTTGTAGTTGCCACTAGTGGCAGCGACAAGAATGGTAATGACGATGATGCACCACTAACATTTACCCTTGCAGATGCAGGCGACTTTACCGACAGTGCTATGGTTATTGTCGATAACTTGAAAGAAGGAGTAACTTGGCAGTATTCTGTTGATGGTGGCGCTAGTTTCACTGATGGTGCAGGTAGTAGTTTTGTGCTGAACGAAGGCGCTTATGCCGAGAATGCCATTCAGATTAAACAAACCGATGCAGCCGGCAATACCTTAGCCGTCATTAAGAATACTTCCCCTGTTGTTGTAGACACCACAAATCCTTTATTTACCAGCGCAACTATAGTTGATGTTAAAACAAACACCGAGGCATCGGAAACGATATATGAGGCAACAGCAATAGACAATAATGCAGTTACTTACACCTTAGAAGATGGCAATCAAAAAGACAAATTTACGATTAGTAAGGAGGGGGAACTAAGATACAAGCAAAAACAAACGACAGTACATAATGACGACAAAGTTACCATTATTGCCACTGATGCTGCAGGCAATGAAACAAAGCAACTTGTTACTGTGTCGGTGAAAGATTTTGTTTTATCTACCTCAGTTGTTTGGAATAATATTGGTGATGATAATAATATCAATATTGCGGAATTGGCAATGGCTACTTTGAGTGGTACAGTTACTTCCACTGATAGCACATTTACTGACTTAAATATTGCCAGCATTGTTTTCAAACAAAATAATGCTGTTGTTCACACGATTAACACCGCTCTTCCTGTTATTAATAACAACACTTGGGCTTTAAACCACGACAACGCTTGGGCTTCAAAACTTGTCGATGGCAATTGCACTGTTGTTGTGAATCTTTCTGCTAATAGTGGCGGTATCACAGGTCAGGGGGAGGCGGTAGTAGTAATTGATATAGTCGCTCCAGTAACACCCGTATTGAACTTAAATGATGGCATTACCAAAAATAGCACAATGACTGTTGGTGGTTTAGAGGCAGGTGCAACTTGGCAGTATTCTATTGATGGTGGCACTAACTTTACCAGTGGCACAGGCAGTAGTTTTATACTAAATGAAGGTACTTATGCTGAAAATACCATTCAGATCAAACAAACTGATGTAGCTGGCAACACTTCAAGCGTTTTTAAAAATATGTCATCTGTTGTTGTGGACACCACAAATCCTTTATTTACCAGCGCAACTATAGTTAATGTTGAAATAAACACCGAAGCATCGGAAATGATATATGAAGCAACAGCAACAGACAATAATGCAGTTACTTACACCTTAGAAGATGGCAATCAAAAAGACAAATTTACGATTAGCAAGGAGGGTGAACTAAGATACAAGCAAAAACAAACGATAGCACATAATGACGACAAAGTTACCATTATTGCCACTGATGCTGCAGGCAATGAAACAAAGCAACTCGTTATTGTGTCGGTGAAAGAGATTGCTTTACTCACCACAGTTATTTGGAATGGCATTAGTGATGATAGTATTATTAATATTGCGGAATTGGCAGTAACCACTTTAAGTGGTACAGTTACTGGCTTAAGTAATGCCAGTAATGTCAGTATTACCAGTATTATCTTTAAACAAGAAGGTGTTGATGCTACTTATACGCTTGACTCCAGCCTTCTTCCGAGTATTAATAGCGATAACACTTGGACTTTAGTCAACGACAATACCTGGACTTCACAACTTAGTGACGGTAATAATTACATAGTTACCGTCAACCTTTCTGACAATAATGGCAGTGATAGCAATATTTTATTAGGTCAGGGAAAAGCAACAGCAGTAACGATTAACAAAATTGTTCCAGCAACGCCAACACTTAATTTTACAGATACTGGTTCAGTGAATGACGATGGTATTACCAACAATGGCATAATTACTGTTGGTGATTTAGAGTCAGGTGCAACTTGGCAGTATTCTATTAATGGTGGCGTTAACTTTACTAATGGTACAGGTAATAGTTTTACGCTAATTGAAGGCACTTATGCTGTCAATGCCATTCGGATTAAGCAAATTAATGCAATTGGTAATGTTTCAATCGTAATGACAAACGATTTAACTATTGTTGTGGACGCCACCCCTCCAGCAATGCCAACATTTAACTTTATAGATACAGGTTTATCGCACGAAGATCGCATTACCAACAATGGTACAATGACTGTTGGCGGTTTAGTGGTAGATGCAACTTGGCAGTATTCTATTGATGGTGGCACTAATTTTACTAGTGGCACAGGCAGTAGTTTTACGCTGACTGAGGGTACTTATGCTGAGAATAGCATTCAGATTAAACAATTTGATGTGGCTGGTAATGCCTCAAGCGTCTTTAAGAATACTTCGCCTATTGTCGTGGACACTACCCCTCCAGTAGCGCCAGGGTTAACTTTTGTAGATACAGGTTCATCAAGTATTGATGGCATTACCAGTAATGGCACGATTACTGTTAGTGGCTTGGTAACAGATGCAACTTGGCAGTATTCTATCAATGGTGG
Coding sequences within:
- the soxY gene encoding thiosulfate oxidation carrier protein SoxY, which produces MKRRLFLKSAMAGSAVVTAVGAGLLTPSAVFAASAKFKGLSNTAVSGAASAGAGSFKFKAPKIAENGAVVPVTVDASKMNGVSNIAFLVKKNSTPLAASFNLSGAVGFVSTRIKMGKTSDVDAIVTANGSMTKVTKNIKVTIGGCGG
- the soxA gene encoding sulfur oxidation c-type cytochrome SoxA — its product is MKKIITTVAVTALLSSTAVFSVQQSSVVQSDIDAFQGHFKKRFPELSLNDFSKGPYAMSEDKMSQFEALMEMPPFEDHVEKGGKLWKTAFKNGKTYSSCFSGDDETIRTQYPRWDAAKGKVVSLEKALLDCRVKNGEKKIGSGKGKLAWISAYLTTIAEGQTINVIVPEGDEKALAAYNAGKKFFYAKRGQLNLSCANCHVDNPGRRIRGNTLSPALGQVTHFPVWRGKWAKKKGDGFGTIQRRYGGCNKQVRAQPFKRQKDAYSNLEYFHTIMSNGMEISGTEYRE
- the soxZ gene encoding thiosulfate oxidation carrier complex protein SoxZ, which gives rise to MSKIKLKPKARKGVITVKALIKHPMETGFRKKKGKLIPANHIDHITISHNGKKFVDADIGSSVSKDPYFKFKVAGAKGDTIELKYKDNLGSTGTMMKKSK
- the soxX gene encoding sulfur oxidation c-type cytochrome SoxX; translation: MKKSISIAAVITLASLFIMPLEANAKEMTGKELAFDRKLGNCLACHSVSDGGQPGNIGPPLLAMKARFPDKAVLRAQIWDATARNPKSLMPPFGKHKMLTENQIDKVTDFIHSL
- the trpE gene encoding anthranilate synthase component I, with product MNKDSFNKYIADGYNHIPVYRTLDIDADTDTALNLYLKLANTPYSYLFESVEGGKKWGRYSMIGLHAQTVVKVSDYDVRIEWNGELRESSQVKDPLVWIEQYLAGYKVPQLDELPDFNGGLVGYFGYEIIRYIEPKLAKINKPDEMKVPDILLMLSNDLVVFDNVLNQAFVITHIDPNTQKYEDAQDRLDEIITKIQAPFNQSAYQSNHLNGQDFVSSFGEEKYKVAVEKIQEYIVAGDVMQVVPSQRLSTKFSAPPIELYRQLRRLNPSPYMYYLNLDDISIVGSSPEILTRVDSNRCATVRPLAGTRPRGKDEAQDLALEKDLLADAKEIAEHLMLIDLGRNDLGRIAKIGSVKVTDKMYIERYSHVMHIASNVECKLQENMSAIDVLKATFPAGTLSGAPKVRAMEIINEVEPVKRNIYSGAIGHLSWHGCMDMAIAIRTAVIKNETLYVQAGAGIVHDSDPQSEWNETLHKANAIIKAAEKV
- the rpoC gene encoding DNA-directed RNA polymerase subunit beta' → MQDLLNILKSQNKEQDFDAIRVGLASPEKIRSWSYGEVKKPETINYRTFKPEREGLFCSKIFGPMKDFECLCGKYKRMKFRNVVCEKCGVEVTLSKVRRERMGHIDLAAPVAHIWYLKSLPSRLGLLMDMTLKDIERVLYFEAFLVTDPGSTPMIHKQLLTEEMYYDALDEFGDDEFEAKMGAEAIQDVLKEMQLEKEAANLREDSLNTKSQTKLKKYNKRLKLIDSLIQSGNKPEWMVLNVLPILPPDLRPLVSLDGGRFATSDLNDLYRRVINRNNRLARLLELDAPEIIVRNEKRMLQEAVDSLIDNGRRGRAVMGNNRRPLKSIADMIKGKQGRFRQNLLGKRVDYSGRSVIVCGPYLKLHQCGLPKKMALELFKPFVYNRLISQSLASTIKAAKKMVESEVPEVWDILEKVVHQHPVMLNRAPTLHRLGIQAFEPLLIEGKAIQLHPLVCGAFNADFDGDQMAVHVPLSEEAQLEARTLMLASNNVLHLASGEPIIVPSQDVILGLYYMTRDMINQKGENMIFASATEALNAYESGAATLHAKVKLRIQDYKKVDNKYQPSATRIVETTVGRAIFSRILPKGLSFDLINKAISKKVVSNLIHVCYQTQELKDTVIFADQMMYMGFQYSTKSGISFCSNDMTIPDSKASMVDEAQAQVKEVQKQYSQGVVTDGERYNKVIDIWSRTSETVAKAMMDEIGFDDFVNAKGETEKLPSFNSVYMMADSGARGSPAQMRQLAGMRGLMAKPDGSIIETPITSNFREGLNNMQYFISTHGARKGLADTALKTANSGYLTRRLVDVAQDLVVNKEDCGTENGLIMKATIEGGNIVQTLGAAVLGRVMVEDVMVPDSTEILLPKGHLVTLEDSDRINEVGVESITARSTITCEARYGVCASCYGNDMARGHKIGVGEAVGVIAAQSIGEPGTQLTMRTFHIGGAASASATVSSININNDGVVHFENLKSITNASGDLVVVSRSSEVTIRNIKGQEVERYKIPYGAIAHVQDGGKVKAKDKIADWDPHTHPIISEQAGRVVFVDFVEGVTVNKNTDPLTGLTFFEMIKEGERVSAAKGLKPMIKMVDTKDSEVMLSTHYLPSEVKINLEDGQVITAGEVLAKISKDQSKTSDITGGLPRVADLFEARKAKDHSILAEATGVVSFGNPTKSKERLIITSEEGEAIEMMIHKWRQINVFDGETVEKGDVISDGPSNPHDILRLLGVEALASYVVKEVQNVYRLQGVNISDKHIEVIVKQMLRKVEVLDIGDSKFVNGETAEYARVIDTNKQLIAQGKDPVIYQRLLMGITKASLATESFISAASFQETTRVLTEASTTGRVDDLLGLKENVIVGRLIPAGTGFVHHQERRSKRAKSIMQASEVEAALSAELNEVATETSTKE